Proteins encoded together in one Deinococcus irradiatisoli window:
- a CDS encoding SpoIID/LytB domain-containing protein — protein MRLPAAPFLVLSALCAAPSAAALNVRVLIASAPTLTVNTAPDTASTTPLSSWAIGVRGGKLTLGGQDTGNAVLSLPEPESGTLEVAGRRYRGGLILRAEGSKVQAINAVDIEAYLRGVVPSEMPPLWPQAAVRAQAIIARTYAAARINPAAPYDLCATTQCQVYEGVGREHPLADAAIAATRAEVVSSAGQLADTYFSADSGGYTASSQEAWGRDVAYLKAQPDPTSPSAQKPWTLSVTLGSVQDVAGRYGVKVGKLSGVAVSKVSASGRVMALSFTGQNGSQSLAGADAGGLVRSLGAKSSRVTLKVQDGSLTITGTGAGHGVGLSQWGAKGLAERGESELSLLNFYYPGAGISVLTGPEAARPRLEQTLPLNVAALSGFGPLGQLAQTEGRPLDTLALASAAAPLPFLAAPL, from the coding sequence ATGCGTCTTCCTGCTGCGCCGTTTCTCGTTCTCAGCGCGCTGTGCGCCGCGCCCAGCGCCGCCGCCCTGAACGTGCGGGTGCTGATCGCCAGCGCGCCCACCCTGACTGTCAACACCGCGCCGGACACGGCCAGCACCACCCCGCTGAGCAGCTGGGCCATCGGCGTGCGCGGCGGCAAACTGACCCTGGGCGGCCAGGACACCGGCAACGCCGTGCTGAGCTTGCCCGAGCCGGAAAGCGGCACGCTGGAAGTGGCCGGGCGGCGCTACCGGGGCGGCCTGATCCTGCGCGCCGAGGGCAGCAAGGTGCAGGCCATCAACGCGGTGGACATCGAGGCGTACCTGCGCGGGGTGGTGCCCTCGGAAATGCCGCCGCTGTGGCCGCAGGCGGCGGTGCGGGCCCAGGCGATCATCGCCCGCACCTACGCCGCGGCGCGCATCAACCCGGCGGCCCCCTACGACCTGTGCGCCACCACCCAGTGCCAGGTCTACGAGGGCGTGGGCAGGGAGCACCCCCTGGCCGACGCGGCCATCGCCGCCACCCGCGCCGAGGTGGTCAGCAGCGCCGGTCAGCTGGCCGACACCTACTTCTCGGCGGATTCCGGCGGCTACACCGCCAGCAGTCAGGAAGCCTGGGGGCGCGACGTGGCGTACCTCAAGGCCCAGCCGGACCCGACCTCGCCCAGCGCCCAGAAGCCCTGGACCCTGAGCGTAACGCTGGGCAGCGTGCAGGACGTCGCCGGGCGCTACGGCGTGAAGGTGGGCAAACTCAGCGGCGTGGCGGTCAGCAAGGTGAGCGCTTCGGGGCGGGTCATGGCGCTGAGCTTCACCGGCCAGAACGGCAGCCAGAGCCTGGCCGGGGCCGACGCGGGTGGGCTGGTGCGCTCGCTGGGAGCCAAGTCCTCCAGGGTCACGCTCAAGGTGCAGGACGGCAGCCTGACCATCACCGGCACCGGGGCCGGGCACGGGGTGGGCCTGTCGCAGTGGGGAGCCAAGGGGCTGGCCGAGCGCGGCGAGTCGGAACTGTCGCTGCTGAACTTCTACTATCCCGGCGCTGGCATCAGCGTGCTGACCGGGCCTGAAGCGGCGCGGCCGCGCCTGGAGCAGACCCTGCCGCTGAACGTCGCTGCCCTGAGCGGCTTCGGGCCGCTGGGCCAGCTGGCCCAGACCGAAGGGCGGCCGCTGGACACCTTGGCCCTGGCTTCAGCTGCGGCGCCGTTGCCCTTTCTCGCTGCGCCGCTGTGA
- a CDS encoding LPS-assembly protein LptD — translation MARDACAFRPRRAAALLAGLLVLGLGSTQARTVRIIQADRLELNKVDGQDIVVISGLRVELRVDNDVVIASRVEFNRSRRTLTLIGQGRYDAVDANGAVQRLSGSDLVVNLGNQAVSGEDVIISDAELEIRGEVVERVPGQLTAQNSYFTPCAKCGRTPDDYAFKATRLLLYPGDRLIGYQATLLLAGVPVLYLPVVALPLNEPSRQPRLSYTNDAVDGRTFKADLPFAAGDNVLGTTFLRYYQNRDPSFGGGGEFTVYAPLPGLDRINVYGLAEPKPADASGNFTSGYDIDFSFAAKGQVPLDNTAPGGLVYSVAAVRRAIGVPDTDPNKGLTRIDAAADVTLTNVRDFNNVKVNVTVADQLGPEPTTALSTPLRKPEVTIDPDPYLVTYRSGSTLSADFKVTAGNYEAQSNPLSRAASLQGPNYATARLQEEHAITYTARPWKNADFTATNTFSGRYYLSGQRVVDLNVGASLTQTFGVRTLSGDYTPIYNAYGTPLNLPASAGSFTVKYNYLRREGVSPFAFDRIDSRLLSAPLGAALNLTPGSGVAVRLSQDYDLILPADQQQPADLSVNVSQEPLQLNLDVKHDFFEGELESVTANGSFGAQAARGLNFSFSGSYSRQSGPAPFTAAVKAIGGVRTNTFGVSLTQDLVKRELQSVTVSASAVATRDAVINPVTLSLSETLNLQTPRLDGSVNVNWRNYAFASTHSLTLPKGSLQNGYTNDTLYFSVGNVAGSYLQGGAAPLPGSAASPSSLTWNLKYGGPYDLANTEWTRPALTAALTAARPAQRLSAQATLALPGSQQQDAPYLQSASLSGDWQFGRRVALSGLASYTRTPPLGPNLPLTETLNLQPLAFNFTFGHEDKPDASLTATFQQTLTWVNGVRTDTTPLQPVLLLTVDRCCWAFQAEINPLAKRFRIGLVVPGAGNLSAFENTAGVSSFPIFNTNK, via the coding sequence GTGGCCCGTGACGCCTGCGCCTTCCGGCCGCGCCGCGCCGCCGCGCTGCTGGCGGGCCTGCTGGTGCTGGGCCTGGGCAGCACCCAGGCCCGCACCGTGCGGATCATCCAGGCCGACCGGCTGGAACTCAACAAGGTCGACGGTCAGGACATCGTGGTGATCAGCGGCCTGCGGGTCGAGCTGCGCGTCGATAACGACGTGGTGATCGCCTCGCGGGTGGAGTTCAACCGCTCGCGGCGCACCCTGACCCTGATCGGACAGGGCCGTTACGACGCGGTGGACGCCAACGGCGCGGTGCAGCGCCTGAGCGGCTCGGACCTGGTGGTCAACCTGGGCAACCAGGCGGTCAGCGGCGAGGACGTGATCATCAGCGACGCCGAGCTGGAAATTCGCGGCGAGGTGGTGGAGCGGGTGCCGGGGCAGCTCACCGCCCAGAACAGCTACTTCACCCCCTGCGCCAAGTGCGGGCGCACCCCCGACGACTACGCCTTCAAGGCTACCCGGCTGCTGCTCTACCCCGGCGACCGCCTCATCGGCTACCAGGCCACCCTGCTGCTGGCCGGGGTGCCGGTGCTGTACCTGCCGGTGGTGGCGCTGCCGCTCAACGAGCCCTCGCGCCAGCCGCGCCTGAGTTACACCAACGACGCGGTCGACGGGCGCACTTTCAAGGCCGACCTGCCGTTTGCGGCCGGCGACAATGTCCTGGGCACCACCTTCCTGCGCTACTACCAGAACCGCGATCCGAGTTTCGGCGGCGGCGGCGAATTCACCGTCTACGCCCCGCTGCCGGGCCTCGACCGCATCAACGTCTACGGGCTGGCCGAGCCCAAGCCCGCCGACGCCAGCGGCAACTTCACCTCCGGCTACGACATCGATTTCAGCTTCGCCGCCAAGGGGCAGGTGCCGCTGGACAACACCGCGCCGGGCGGTCTGGTCTACAGCGTGGCGGCGGTGCGGCGCGCGATCGGCGTGCCCGACACCGATCCGAACAAGGGCCTGACCCGTATCGACGCGGCCGCCGACGTGACCCTCACCAACGTCCGCGACTTCAACAACGTCAAGGTGAACGTCACGGTGGCCGATCAGCTCGGCCCCGAGCCTACCACCGCCTTGAGCACGCCGCTGAGAAAACCCGAAGTCACCATCGACCCCGATCCGTATCTGGTGACCTACCGCAGCGGCAGCACCCTCAGCGCCGACTTCAAAGTCACCGCCGGCAACTACGAGGCGCAGAGCAACCCCCTGAGCCGCGCCGCCAGCTTGCAGGGCCCCAACTACGCCACCGCCCGCCTGCAAGAAGAGCACGCCATCACCTACACCGCCCGGCCCTGGAAAAATGCCGACTTCACCGCCACCAACACCTTCAGCGGGCGCTATTACCTCAGCGGGCAGCGGGTGGTGGACCTCAACGTGGGCGCCAGCCTGACCCAGACGTTCGGCGTGCGGACGCTCAGCGGCGACTACACGCCCATCTACAACGCCTACGGCACCCCGCTGAACCTGCCGGCCAGCGCGGGCAGCTTCACGGTGAAGTACAACTACCTGCGCCGCGAGGGCGTCAGCCCGTTCGCCTTCGACCGCATCGACAGCCGCCTGCTCAGCGCCCCGCTCGGCGCGGCGCTCAACCTGACGCCCGGCTCGGGGGTGGCGGTGCGGCTCTCGCAGGACTACGACCTGATCCTGCCGGCCGACCAGCAGCAGCCCGCCGACCTGAGCGTCAACGTCTCGCAGGAACCGCTGCAACTCAACCTCGACGTCAAGCACGACTTTTTCGAGGGCGAACTCGAAAGCGTCACCGCCAACGGCTCGTTCGGCGCCCAGGCGGCGCGCGGACTGAACTTCTCGTTTTCCGGCAGCTACTCGCGCCAGAGCGGCCCGGCCCCCTTCACCGCCGCCGTCAAGGCGATCGGCGGGGTGCGCACCAACACCTTCGGGGTCTCGCTCACGCAGGACCTCGTCAAGCGCGAGTTGCAGAGCGTGACGGTCAGCGCCTCGGCGGTGGCGACCCGCGACGCGGTGATCAATCCGGTGACGCTGAGCCTCAGCGAGACCCTCAACCTGCAAACGCCCCGCCTCGACGGCAGCGTCAACGTCAACTGGCGCAACTACGCTTTTGCCAGCACCCACAGCCTGACCCTGCCCAAGGGCAGCCTGCAGAACGGCTACACCAACGACACGCTGTATTTCAGCGTCGGCAACGTGGCCGGAAGCTACCTGCAAGGCGGCGCTGCCCCACTGCCCGGCAGCGCCGCGTCGCCCAGCAGCCTGACCTGGAACCTGAAGTACGGCGGTCCCTACGACCTGGCCAACACCGAATGGACCCGCCCGGCGCTCACGGCGGCCCTCACCGCCGCCCGCCCGGCCCAGCGCCTCAGCGCCCAGGCGACGCTGGCCCTGCCCGGCAGCCAGCAGCAGGACGCGCCGTACCTGCAAAGCGCCAGCCTCAGCGGCGATTGGCAGTTCGGACGGCGGGTGGCGCTGAGCGGTCTGGCGAGCTACACCCGCACCCCGCCACTGGGTCCCAACCTGCCGCTGACCGAAACGCTCAACCTGCAACCGCTGGCGTTCAACTTCACTTTCGGCCATGAAGACAAACCCGACGCTTCCCTGACCGCCACCTTTCAGCAGACCCTGACCTGGGTGAACGGCGTGCGCACCGACACCACGCCGCTGCAACCAGTGCTGCTGCTCACGGTGGACCGCTGCTGCTGGGCATTTCAGGCCGAGATCAATCCGCTCGCCAAGCGTTTCCGGATCGGGCTGGTGGTGCCGGGGGCCGGCAACCTCTCGGCCTTCGAGAATACCGCCGGGGTCAGCAGTTTCCCGATTTTCAACACCAACAAGTGA
- a CDS encoding VanZ family protein, with protein sequence MRRPAWWWPALILVALNWWLGSSGTALAQPLDWAAHLLLYAALGFSLGRASGSYPAAWVLTAWLGALDQVHQAFVAGRDAGITGWWAALLGGFVGSRLSLTDPAESARSRRVGR encoded by the coding sequence GTGCGGCGGCCGGCGTGGTGGTGGCCGGCCCTGATCCTGGTGGCCCTGAACTGGTGGCTGGGAAGCTCGGGCACGGCGCTGGCGCAGCCGCTCGACTGGGCCGCCCACCTGCTGCTCTACGCGGCGCTGGGTTTCAGCCTGGGGCGCGCCAGCGGTTCGTACCCGGCGGCCTGGGTGCTTACGGCGTGGCTGGGGGCGCTCGACCAGGTGCACCAGGCGTTCGTGGCGGGCCGCGACGCCGGCATCACGGGCTGGTGGGCGGCGCTGCTCGGCGGGTTCGTGGGGAGCCGCCTGAGCCTCACGGACCCAGCGGAATCAGCCAGGTCACGGCGCGTGGGTCGCTGA
- a CDS encoding VOC family protein produces the protein MTGLDSPDALALTLDHLAIATPDLDLGSAPYTALGLHPEGPDEDVPTQGVRVRAFVVGGSLIELLMPTRPESPLTSFLQKRGAGLHHLAFRVGDLDAEMRRLREQGAAFLSPEPQPGRAGTQVAFLHPRWGAGTLIELVEHPAGSRH, from the coding sequence ATGACTGGCCTGGATTCCCCCGACGCGCTGGCCCTGACCCTGGATCACCTGGCGATCGCCACCCCCGACCTCGACCTCGGCAGCGCGCCGTACACCGCGCTGGGCCTGCATCCCGAAGGTCCCGACGAGGACGTGCCGACCCAGGGCGTGCGGGTGCGGGCCTTCGTGGTGGGGGGCAGCCTCATCGAGCTGCTGATGCCCACCCGCCCCGAGAGCCCGCTGACCAGTTTCCTGCAAAAACGCGGCGCGGGCCTGCACCATCTGGCTTTCCGGGTCGGTGACCTGGACGCCGAGATGCGGCGGCTGCGCGAACAGGGCGCGGCCTTTCTGAGCCCCGAGCCGCAGCCGGGGAGGGCCGGCACGCAGGTGGCCTTTTTGCATCCGCGCTGGGGCGCCGGCACCCTGATCGAACTTGTCGAGCACCCGGCCGGGAGCCGGCACTGA